The Chryseobacterium sp. G0186 genome includes the window TTCTGTGCAATTCAGGTGAACGGAACAACTACGGCTACATTCGGAGAACATAATGTTGATTTCAAGGCTCCTTATCCAAGAGTTTCCATGACGGAAGCAATCCTGAAATTTACAGGGTTTGATATCACCGGAAAAACTGAAAAGGAATTATATGATTTCGCGAAGTCTATCGGAATTGAGGTGAATGAAACCATGGGTAAAGGAAAGTTAATTGACGAGATCTTTGGGGAGAAATGTGAAGGAAACTTCATTCAACCGACGTTCATTACAGATTATCCGATTGAAATGTCTCCATTGACTAAAAAACATAGAAGTAAGGAAGGATTAACAGAGCGTTTTGAATTAATGGTATGCGGAAAGGAAATCGCAAATGCTTACTCAGAGCTTAATGATCCAATTGACCAGAGAGAGCGTTTTGAAGCACAGATGGCCTTATCTGAAAGAGGAGATGATGAAGCAATGTTCATCGATCAGGACTTCCTGAGAGCATTGGAATATGGTATGCCACCAACATCAGGATTAGGAATTGGTATGGACAGATTGATCATGTTCTTAACGAACAATGCATCTATCCAGGAAGTATTATTCTTCCCTCAGATGAGACCAGAGAAAGCGGTTCCACAAATTGAATTAGGTGAAGATGAGAAAGTAATCATCGAGATTCTTAATTCTCAGGAAGAAGCAATGTCTTTGGCTGAAGTAAAAGAAAGAAGTCAGTTATCCGGTAAAAAATGGGATAAAGCTTCTAAAACTTTAACGAAGAATAATCTTGTGAAAGTGGAGAAGATTGATGAAAATCTTTTGATGAAACTGGCTTAGTATAGTTTTAACAAGTAAATATAAAAAACCGATACAGTGTCATTCTGTATCGGTTTCTTTTTTCCATCTCCTCAGTTGAGTTCTGAAGTTTTTAAATGGAGCTACTGTATTGATGTGTATCCATTTCCAAACGGGCCATTTTGCAGGGGTGGTGGCCCATTTTCTTTGCTCAGGGACGAATAAAGTCTTATCATCAAGCTTTTCGATCCATTCTATAATTTCACTAACCTGATTTTGGAGTATTTCTCTTTGTTGATGCAGGCTATAAGAACTAAATTGGTCATAAAAAGATTCATATAAACCTTTTAAATTATTCCATTTATAGTCAGGAGTAGGCGTTTTTACGTCAATTCCTTCCTTTTCATCTGTCTCCCATTGAAGTAGCAAGCTTGTCCAGCCAATCTGGTAGGAAATATTTTGTGAAGGCGTTTTATCAACTCCTGGTTTTAAGAGTTCTTTTTCATCTTCTTTGATGCTCTCAAATTCCTGGTCATAAAGTGAATATCTTTTTCTTATCTCTTCAATAAGTTCGGTTTTATCCTTATAACTCTGCATACTGTTCTATTTTCTTAATTTACTGAATGAAGCCATTAGATAGAATAAGAAGGGAAGAATAAATAATGATCCCAGCATCAGTGCCCACCCTAATGCAGAAATAGTTTTCGGAGGAGCCATATGTTCTAAAAGAGAAAGATGTTGTCCGTTTCCTAGTAAAATGATATCAGGATTATGCTGATAGGTAGCTGCCACAAGGATCATCACTATCTGAAAACCTGCAAGAGCACGTACAGGAAGCAGCTTCTGTTGGTTCATAGCCCGAAGAATAAGCAATAGAGCGATTGTAGCAAAAGCAATAGCCATAATACCTAAAGATTTTGAAAATACCCAATTGAGCAAAGGTATATCTGAAATATAAGCTGTGAAAAATACAAGAAGCCCTGTAATGACCACAAAGATCATGGTCTGTTTGGACTTTCTGATCATCAGAAGTAAATCTGCTTTGTCTCGGGTTTCTCTTAATGAAAAAATAGAGGCAAGATAAGCACAAAGTGCCACGGTGAACAAACCTACAGATACTCCGAACCAGTTTAACCAGCTATAAATATACAGATCGAGAAAGTTGGTGGCATCTGGGTTGATAGACTGCGAAACTGTTGCAGCCGCTATTAATCCTAGGAAAAAAGGAGTTAAAAGACTGGCATAATAAAATACCTGAGTATATAAAACCTGCCAGTTATCCTTTACTGCATCATAATGTCTGAAAGTAAATGCCGTACCTCTTGCAATAATACCAAGTAGCATCAATACTAAAGGAATGTGCAGGTAAGTAGACATTGTAGTATATATTTCCGGAAACCCTACAAAAAGGATTACAATTGCAATGATGAGCCACATATGATTGGCTTCCCAAACAGGTGCAATAGATTCATACATGATTTCCTTTGTTTTGTGACGAGC containing:
- a CDS encoding ClbS/DfsB family four-helix bundle protein; amino-acid sequence: MQSYKDKTELIEEIRKRYSLYDQEFESIKEDEKELLKPGVDKTPSQNISYQIGWTSLLLQWETDEKEGIDVKTPTPDYKWNNLKGLYESFYDQFSSYSLHQQREILQNQVSEIIEWIEKLDDKTLFVPEQRKWATTPAKWPVWKWIHINTVAPFKNFRTQLRRWKKETDTE
- a CDS encoding cytochrome d ubiquinol oxidase subunit II; translated protein: MIYIVIGFLWLSICLYVILGGADFGAGIVELFSNKKARHKTKEIMYESIAPVWEANHMWLIIAIVILFVGFPEIYTTMSTYLHIPLVLMLLGIIARGTAFTFRHYDAVKDNWQVLYTQVFYYASLLTPFFLGLIAAATVSQSINPDATNFLDLYIYSWLNWFGVSVGLFTVALCAYLASIFSLRETRDKADLLLMIRKSKQTMIFVVITGLLVFFTAYISDIPLLNWVFSKSLGIMAIAFATIALLLILRAMNQQKLLPVRALAGFQIVMILVAATYQHNPDIILLGNGQHLSLLEHMAPPKTISALGWALMLGSLFILPFLFYLMASFSKLRK